Proteins encoded within one genomic window of Candidatus Leptovillus gracilis:
- a CDS encoding GIY-YIG nuclease family protein: MEKRPCVYILASQRNGTLYTGVTSDLVKRVWQHKNEVHEGFTKKYNVHMLVYFEAHETMPAAITREKQIKKWNRQWKINLIEKENPQWRDLWDDIT, translated from the coding sequence ATGGAAAAACGGCCGTGTGTTTACATTCTAGCCAGCCAACGTAATGGCACCCTCTACACAGGCGTCACCAGTGATCTCGTCAAACGTGTGTGGCAGCATAAAAACGAAGTACATGAAGGGTTTACAAAGAAATACAACGTCCATATGCTCGTCTATTTTGAAGCACACGAAACCATGCCCGCCGCCATCACACGGGAAAAACAAATCAAGAAATGGAACCGCCAGTGGAAGATCAACTTAATCGAAAAAGAAAACCCCCAATGGCGTGATTTGTGGGATGATATTACATGA
- the alaS gene encoding alanine--tRNA ligase — MKPTTSNEIRQAFLEFFNEFNHEIVASAPLPQRDNPTLLFTNAGMNQFVDLFLGKEKRPYNRATTSQKCMRVQGKHNDLENVGPSPRHHTFFEMLGNFSFGDYFKEGAIRYAYDFMTKVCQIPADKLYFTVHTSDDQAYDIWAREIGVPADHILRMGDKTNFWMMGDVGPCGPTSELHYDWGPEACTCGQPNCSVLLDNDCGRWLEVWNLVFMQYDQAEDGTRTPLPKPGVDTGMGLERITSVIQGTQANYDNDLFVNAMDKVQALLGDTDEQRQEKYVGYRVIADHGRAATFLIADGVRPGPAGAGYVLRMIIRRAARFGRQIGFQQPFLADVAQVFIDQMGSAYPELRQRADHIRHTLTQEERRFARTLDAALSHLLDILADMHQKGEKEIDGQTAFNLYATYGLPLEITRDLIKERDIAVDEKGYNEARAAHARASGSGAFKAYERGTGVYGDLLADLQEAGLLDGGVEHDPYSSPVMRSDVLGLIRDGEIVRQIVQGDTAEIVTAVTPFYVESGGEVSDTGTITIPETGAEFRVDSVIKPVSGLLVHVGQVVKGEIGLGQEARLVVDDGRRADIRRNHTATHILHRELRAHLGSHVTQQGSLVAPDRLRFDFLHDKAVDDQTLAQIEADINRAVLANYPVRVRYMGQQEAIGQGAMALFGEKYGDIVRTITLGDEAQPYSMELCGGLHVSETNDIGLFRFVSEGAVAAGVRRVEAVTGRGAQAIVAERLAVLDRVTHLLNAPVGELESRLESLLADYKNLQKTTEQAQRKLARYQFGELLGQMQTVAGSNLLTAQVDVADVDLLREMADWFRDKVKTGTAVFAAVQNDKPIFVATVTDDLIKRGLKAGDIVREVAKVVGGGGGGRPNLAQAGGHDASKIGEALAVVPGLVQAALG; from the coding sequence ATGAAACCAACAACCAGCAACGAAATTCGACAGGCATTTTTAGAGTTTTTCAACGAATTTAACCATGAAATTGTCGCCAGCGCGCCGCTGCCACAGCGCGATAATCCCACGCTGTTGTTCACCAACGCCGGGATGAACCAGTTTGTGGACCTGTTTTTGGGCAAGGAGAAACGGCCGTACAACCGCGCCACCACCTCGCAAAAATGTATGCGCGTGCAAGGCAAGCACAACGACCTGGAAAACGTCGGCCCGTCGCCGCGCCACCACACCTTTTTTGAAATGCTCGGCAACTTCTCGTTTGGCGATTATTTCAAAGAGGGGGCCATCCGCTATGCCTACGACTTCATGACCAAAGTGTGCCAGATTCCGGCCGACAAGCTCTATTTCACCGTCCACACCAGCGACGACCAGGCTTACGACATCTGGGCCAGGGAGATAGGCGTGCCCGCCGACCACATCCTGCGCATGGGCGACAAAACCAACTTCTGGATGATGGGCGACGTGGGTCCCTGCGGCCCTACCAGCGAACTCCATTACGATTGGGGACCAGAAGCCTGCACCTGCGGCCAGCCCAACTGCTCCGTGCTGCTGGACAACGACTGCGGCCGTTGGTTGGAAGTGTGGAACCTGGTCTTCATGCAGTATGACCAGGCGGAAGATGGCACGCGGACGCCGCTGCCCAAACCGGGCGTAGACACCGGCATGGGGTTAGAACGCATCACCAGCGTCATCCAGGGGACTCAGGCCAACTACGACAACGACCTGTTTGTCAACGCAATGGACAAAGTGCAGGCGCTGCTGGGTGATACAGACGAACAACGCCAGGAAAAATACGTCGGCTACCGGGTGATTGCCGATCACGGCCGTGCGGCCACTTTCCTGATTGCCGATGGGGTGCGGCCTGGTCCGGCCGGCGCTGGCTACGTCCTGCGCATGATCATCCGCCGCGCCGCCCGCTTTGGCCGCCAGATTGGTTTCCAGCAGCCCTTCCTGGCCGATGTGGCCCAGGTCTTCATTGATCAGATGGGCAGCGCCTACCCCGAACTGCGCCAGCGCGCCGACCACATCCGCCACACCCTCACCCAGGAAGAGCGCCGCTTTGCCCGCACCCTAGACGCCGCCCTGAGCCATCTCTTGGACATTTTGGCCGACATGCACCAAAAGGGCGAGAAAGAGATTGACGGACAGACGGCTTTTAATTTATACGCTACCTATGGCCTGCCGCTGGAGATTACCCGTGACCTGATCAAGGAACGGGACATTGCCGTTGATGAAAAGGGGTACAACGAAGCCCGCGCCGCCCATGCGCGGGCCAGCGGTTCCGGCGCGTTTAAGGCTTATGAGCGCGGAACCGGCGTCTACGGCGACCTGCTGGCCGATTTGCAGGAAGCGGGTTTGCTGGATGGCGGTGTGGAGCATGACCCCTACAGCAGCCCAGTTATGCGTTCCGATGTGCTTGGCCTGATCCGCGACGGCGAAATTGTGCGGCAAATCGTCCAGGGCGACACAGCGGAGATTGTCACGGCCGTTACCCCCTTTTATGTCGAATCTGGCGGCGAGGTCAGCGACACCGGCACGATTACCATTCCCGAAACGGGCGCTGAATTTCGTGTAGACAGTGTAATCAAGCCCGTCTCCGGCCTGTTGGTTCACGTGGGACAGGTAGTGAAGGGTGAGATTGGCCTGGGGCAGGAAGCGCGGCTGGTGGTGGATGACGGCCGTCGCGCCGACATTCGCCGCAACCACACCGCCACCCACATCCTCCACCGCGAGCTGCGCGCCCACCTGGGCAGCCACGTCACCCAGCAAGGCTCACTCGTCGCCCCGGACCGGCTGCGCTTCGACTTTTTGCACGATAAGGCGGTGGATGACCAGACCCTGGCGCAAATCGAGGCCGACATCAACCGGGCTGTTTTAGCCAACTACCCGGTGAGAGTGCGTTACATGGGGCAGCAAGAAGCGATTGGTCAGGGGGCGATGGCCCTGTTTGGCGAAAAATATGGCGACATAGTGCGCACCATCACCCTGGGCGACGAGGCGCAGCCGTACAGCATGGAGTTGTGCGGCGGTCTGCACGTTTCTGAGACCAATGATATTGGCCTGTTTCGTTTTGTCAGTGAGGGGGCGGTGGCCGCCGGCGTGCGGCGCGTGGAGGCGGTGACGGGGCGCGGCGCGCAGGCGATTGTTGCTGAACGATTGGCCGTGTTGGACCGCGTGACCCACCTGCTAAATGCGCCTGTCGGCGAACTGGAAAGCCGCCTGGAGTCGCTGCTGGCTGATTATAAAAACCTGCAAAAGACAACGGAGCAGGCCCAGCGCAAACTGGCCCGCTATCAGTTTGGCGAACTGCTCGGCCAGATGCAGACGGTGGCCGGCAGCAATTTGCTGACTGCGCAGGTAGACGTGGCCGACGTGGATTTGCTGCGGGAGATGGCTGATTGGTTTCGGGATAAGGTGAAGACGGGTACGGCCGTTTTTGCCGCCGTGCAAAACGACAAACCCATCTTTGTCGCCACCGTTACCGACGACTTGATCAAACGGGGTTTGAAGGCGGGCGACATCGTGCGTGAAGTGGCCAAAGTGGTCGGCGGCGGTGGCGGCGGCCGGCCGAATCTGGCCCAGGCTGGCGGCCATGACGCCAGCAAAATTGGTGAAGCGTTAGCCGTTGTGCCTGGGTTGGTGCAGGCAGCGCTGGGTTAA
- a CDS encoding BrnT family toxin codes for MKSLRFDWDPAKAESNLRKHDVSFAEAQTIFYDENAIEFYDDEHSEWEDRFLLLGISSRLRLLIVCHCYRADDGVIRLISARKATQQEAAYYQR; via the coding sequence ATGAAATCGTTGCGCTTCGACTGGGACCCGGCCAAAGCCGAAAGCAATTTACGCAAACACGACGTCTCTTTTGCCGAAGCACAAACTATTTTTTATGATGAAAACGCCATCGAATTTTATGATGACGAGCATTCAGAATGGGAAGACCGCTTTTTGCTGCTAGGAATCAGTTCCAGGCTGCGCCTGCTCATCGTCTGTCACTGCTACCGCGCCGATGATGGTGTGATCCGTCTCATTTCAGCGCGCAAAGCGACTCAGCAAGAAGCAGCCTACTACCAAAGGTGA
- a CDS encoding IS66 family transposase zinc-finger binding domain-containing protein — protein MDEVQQLRAENKQLKREVQELREKLTVAEAQIKHLAELLGQNSHNSSWPSSHDKGRQSLSAKSLRPQTERKAGGQEGHEGHTLEFNPKPDLIESHRPAQCSHCQAPLPEEIAASKVTKRQVFELPPLRYVTIEHQAETLICPCCGEATTGEFPADVSNPVQYGSQVKRLSVYLRNEQFIPYERERQMLAELV, from the coding sequence ATGGACGAAGTACAACAACTGCGAGCAGAAAACAAGCAACTTAAGCGAGAAGTCCAAGAACTCCGCGAAAAGTTGACCGTTGCTGAGGCTCAAATCAAGCATTTAGCCGAGTTGCTTGGTCAAAATAGCCACAACTCCAGTTGGCCGTCCAGCCACGATAAAGGCCGACAAAGCCTAAGCGCCAAAAGTCTACGGCCACAAACAGAGCGCAAAGCTGGTGGACAGGAAGGACATGAAGGGCATACGCTTGAGTTCAATCCAAAACCAGATCTCATTGAATCGCACCGTCCAGCCCAATGTAGCCATTGCCAAGCCCCATTGCCCGAAGAAATTGCAGCCAGTAAAGTTACCAAACGGCAGGTCTTTGAATTACCGCCTCTGCGCTATGTGACCATCGAACACCAAGCCGAAACCCTCATATGTCCCTGTTGTGGTGAAGCAACAACAGGTGAATTTCCAGCGGATGTGAGCAATCCGGTGCAGTATGGTTCGCAAGTCAAGCGGTTGTCAGTTTATCTGCGCAATGAGCAGTTCATCCCGTATGAACGAGAGCGACAGATGTTGGCCGAACTTGTTTGA
- a CDS encoding glycosyltransferase family 2 protein, producing the protein MNQPPDLSIIIVNWNVRELLRDCLNSIDSRRGGMALEVIVVDSASSDGSAAMLAADFPWVTLIACDENVGFPRGNNLGIAKANGRYILLLNPDTAVVDDALTTLFTYLQGQPDVGIVGAQLLNGDGSVQSSRRRFPTLATAFFESTWLQPLAPPRLLARYYVRDLPDDQTADVDWVTGACMMAPRTAVEAIGGLDEAYFMYSEELDWCRRFKDAGWRVVYLPTAQIIHYEGKSSEQAVVARHINFQRAKLRYFRKYHSRLAAGLLRSFLLLNYLAQLVVEAVKGLLGHKRPLRRQRVRAYWAVLRSGLRPAGY; encoded by the coding sequence ATGAACCAACCGCCCGATTTGTCCATCATCATTGTCAATTGGAATGTGCGGGAGCTGCTGCGCGACTGCCTGAATTCGATTGATAGCCGGCGCGGCGGCATGGCGCTGGAAGTGATTGTCGTAGACAGCGCCTCGTCCGATGGCAGCGCGGCCATGCTGGCGGCCGATTTTCCCTGGGTGACGCTGATCGCCTGCGACGAGAACGTCGGTTTTCCACGCGGCAACAATTTGGGCATTGCCAAAGCGAACGGCCGTTATATACTTCTTCTCAATCCTGATACGGCCGTTGTGGATGATGCGCTGACAACTTTGTTCACTTACCTGCAAGGCCAGCCCGACGTGGGCATTGTTGGGGCGCAGTTATTAAATGGCGATGGGTCGGTGCAGTCGTCGCGGCGGCGTTTTCCAACTCTGGCGACCGCCTTTTTTGAAAGCACCTGGTTGCAGCCGTTGGCTCCGCCGCGTTTATTGGCGCGCTACTACGTCCGCGACCTGCCCGATGACCAGACGGCCGACGTGGATTGGGTAACAGGGGCGTGCATGATGGCCCCGCGCACGGCCGTAGAGGCCATCGGCGGTCTGGATGAAGCCTATTTCATGTATTCGGAAGAGCTAGACTGGTGCCGCCGTTTTAAGGACGCCGGTTGGCGGGTGGTTTATCTGCCAACGGCGCAAATCATTCATTATGAAGGCAAAAGCAGCGAGCAGGCGGTGGTCGCCCGGCACATCAACTTTCAGCGGGCCAAACTGCGCTATTTCCGAAAGTACCATAGCCGCCTGGCGGCCGGTTTGTTACGCTCGTTCTTATTGTTAAATTATTTGGCGCAGCTTGTCGTGGAAGCGGTGAAGGGATTGTTGGGCCATAAACGGCCGTTACGCCGCCAGCGTGTTAGGGCCTATTGGGCCGTTCTCCGCTCCGGTTTGCGCCCGGCTGGTTATTGA
- a CDS encoding BrnA antitoxin family protein, whose product MEEEQEWDLSKMKSRPNPYAKQIKKQLTLRVSPDVIAYFKAMAEETGIPYQSLINLYLLDCVNSQRTLQLSWEA is encoded by the coding sequence ATGGAAGAAGAACAAGAATGGGACTTGTCCAAAATGAAATCCCGGCCCAATCCTTACGCCAAACAGATCAAAAAGCAGCTGACGTTGCGCGTCAGCCCGGATGTCATCGCCTATTTCAAAGCAATGGCTGAAGAAACCGGCATCCCCTATCAAAGCCTCATCAATCTGTATTTACTGGACTGTGTTAACTCACAGCGCACCTTGCAATTGTCCTGGGAAGCATAA
- a CDS encoding transposase — protein sequence MGILPEFTGALVHDNWATYFQYQLLLHALCNAHHLRELTALVENDQQQWAALMIVCLLAAKQLVAEAYQAGETELSVEQLQRIHQVYDTIVAFGLEKNPLPDEHPPPVKRGRRKKTKARNLVERFDKQQEAILRFVHDFKVPFDNNLAERDIRMMKVQQKISGSFRSWEGAEQFCSLRTYISTIRKQGLNVWEALGSLFDDDVLMPQLTPV from the coding sequence ATTGGCATTCTGCCTGAATTCACCGGCGCCCTTGTTCACGATAACTGGGCGACCTATTTCCAGTACCAATTGTTGCTTCATGCCTTGTGCAATGCGCATCATTTGCGCGAGTTGACGGCTCTGGTTGAGAATGACCAACAGCAATGGGCAGCCCTCATGATTGTCTGTTTGTTAGCGGCCAAACAATTGGTTGCCGAAGCCTATCAGGCAGGTGAAACCGAATTGTCAGTCGAGCAACTGCAACGAATCCACCAGGTGTATGACACCATTGTTGCCTTCGGTTTAGAGAAAAACCCGTTACCCGATGAACATCCGCCCCCTGTCAAACGAGGGCGGCGCAAAAAAACAAAGGCGCGTAATTTGGTGGAACGATTTGACAAGCAGCAGGAGGCTATCTTACGTTTTGTCCATGATTTTAAGGTGCCGTTTGATAACAACTTGGCTGAACGAGACATCAGAATGATGAAGGTGCAGCAGAAAATCTCAGGCTCTTTTCGCAGTTGGGAAGGCGCTGAACAATTCTGTTCGCTGCGCACCTATATTTCCACGATTCGTAAACAGGGTCTCAATGTATGGGAAGCTTTAGGGTCTCTGTTTGACGATGATGTTCTCATGCCTCAACTCACACCTGTATAG
- a CDS encoding transposase: protein MNESDRCWPNLFELPISTGSLQNFLETAAENVKPATEAIKEAVKKAEVGHADETGFYINGKRCWLHTVSTSELTYYEPHQSRGKRLLTPLAFCLNSPAPLFTITGRPISSTNCCFMPCAMRIICAS, encoded by the coding sequence ATGAACGAGAGCGACAGATGTTGGCCGAACTTGTTTGAATTGCCCATTTCCACTGGTTCATTGCAAAACTTTTTAGAGACCGCCGCAGAAAATGTGAAGCCAGCGACAGAAGCCATTAAAGAAGCCGTCAAAAAGGCCGAAGTCGGTCATGCGGATGAGACAGGCTTCTATATCAATGGCAAACGGTGTTGGCTCCATACGGTCAGCACTTCAGAATTAACCTACTATGAACCGCATCAAAGTCGGGGCAAAAGGCTACTGACGCCATTGGCATTCTGCCTGAATTCACCGGCGCCCTTGTTCACGATAACTGGGCGACCTATTTCCAGTACCAATTGTTGCTTCATGCCTTGTGCAATGCGCATCATTTGCGCGAGTTGA
- a CDS encoding glycosyltransferase family 4 protein translates to MKIGLVTGEYPPMEGGVGAFTQALAQALAELGHTVHIITDRRARPFAAHRRWQDLLEPVDLGFAQLHPNVKKWRWTAIAQIADVALRYDLDVVNVQYQAAAYDMRSPAISLLPWRLKGLTKTAVTFHDLRVPYLFPKAGRLRQTAVTTMAKQAHGAIVTNQADYDALTAVTRTPVRQIPIGSNITTYTPHPSEIEEARSLLGLGGGDFLLGYFGFLNESKGADTLLYALATLDQHAHLVFIGGQTGSSDPTNNQSFLEQLKALIGELGLDRRVHWTGFVPDQRVSTFLHAADLLVMPYRDGVSLRRGTLMAVLAHGRPLLTTTPPIFTPELVHGANVWLVSPDDVAGLAAAVRILAANPALRATLGQGAAQAASLFTWDKIAAETAVFLAGL, encoded by the coding sequence ATGAAAATCGGTCTGGTCACGGGCGAGTATCCGCCAATGGAGGGGGGCGTGGGGGCCTTCACCCAGGCGCTGGCGCAGGCGTTGGCTGAATTGGGCCATACGGTGCATATCATCACCGACCGGCGGGCACGGCCGTTTGCCGCCCACCGCCGTTGGCAAGATTTGCTGGAGCCGGTGGACCTGGGTTTCGCCCAACTGCATCCCAACGTAAAAAAATGGCGCTGGACGGCCATAGCCCAAATAGCTGATGTGGCCTTGCGCTACGACCTGGACGTGGTGAACGTGCAGTATCAGGCGGCCGCCTACGACATGCGCAGTCCGGCCATCAGCCTGCTCCCCTGGCGGCTGAAAGGGCTGACCAAAACGGCCGTTACCTTCCACGATTTGCGTGTCCCTTACCTGTTCCCCAAAGCGGGGCGGCTGCGGCAAACGGCCGTTACGACAATGGCAAAACAGGCCCACGGCGCCATCGTCACCAACCAGGCCGATTACGACGCGCTGACGGCCGTCACGCGCACCCCCGTGCGGCAAATCCCCATCGGCAGTAACATCACCACCTACACCCCCCATCCTAGCGAAATCGAAGAAGCCCGCAGCTTGTTGGGTCTAGGCGGCGGCGATTTTTTGTTGGGTTATTTTGGCTTTCTGAACGAGAGCAAAGGGGCCGACACGCTGCTATACGCCCTGGCCACCCTGGACCAACACGCCCACCTGGTATTCATCGGCGGGCAAACCGGCAGCAGCGACCCGACCAACAACCAATCTTTTCTGGAGCAGCTCAAAGCGTTGATTGGCGAATTGGGCCTGGACAGGCGCGTCCATTGGACCGGTTTTGTGCCCGACCAGCGGGTGTCCACTTTTCTGCACGCCGCCGATTTGCTGGTGATGCCTTATCGGGATGGTGTGTCGCTGCGGCGGGGGACGTTGATGGCCGTGTTGGCCCATGGACGGCCGTTACTCACCACCACGCCCCCCATCTTCACGCCGGAGCTGGTTCATGGGGCCAACGTGTGGTTGGTCTCGCCGGACGATGTGGCCGGTCTGGCAGCGGCCGTGCGTATCCTGGCTGCCAACCCGGCCTTGCGCGCCACGTTGGGTCAGGGTGCAGCCCAGGCAGCCAGCCTGTTTACCTGGGACAAGATTGCGGCGGAGACGGCCGTTTTCCTGGCCGGGTTATAA
- a CDS encoding PIN domain-containing protein, producing the protein MTAKVVLDTNLWVYLYAQNVPDKQTPVKAPVSTHFDSIVLTAQVLGELYHVLTRKKLVTTAVAREIILEMVKTFPVLEVDAAKVIMALDIHERYHYSYWDSLILATAALHDCETVCSKDMQHEQLIEDKVRIINPFLIA; encoded by the coding sequence ATGACCGCTAAGGTGGTGCTGGACACCAATTTGTGGGTCTATCTTTACGCCCAAAACGTACCAGACAAACAAACGCCGGTAAAGGCGCCGGTATCTACGCACTTTGATTCCATTGTTTTGACCGCCCAAGTTCTTGGGGAACTTTACCACGTTCTCACCCGTAAGAAGCTGGTGACGACGGCCGTTGCCAGAGAAATCATTCTGGAAATGGTCAAGACATTCCCGGTATTAGAAGTTGACGCGGCTAAAGTTATCATGGCGTTAGACATACACGAGAGATACCATTATTCTTACTGGGACAGCCTGATTCTCGCCACCGCTGCGTTACACGACTGTGAAACAGTCTGCTCGAAAGATATGCAGCACGAACAACTTATCGAAGACAAAGTGCGGATTATCAATCCGTTTCTAATCGCCTAA
- the msrB gene encoding peptide-methionine (R)-S-oxide reductase MsrB, with the protein MEKIQKTDQEWRAQLTPEQYRIVRQKGTERAFTGAYYHNKEEGVYKCVGCGAELFSSEHKYDSGSGWPSFWQPLDEELVGEEKDRSHFMVRTEVVCHRCGAHLGHVFEDGPQPTGLRYCINSASLDFAKKE; encoded by the coding sequence ATGGAAAAGATTCAGAAGACAGATCAGGAGTGGCGGGCGCAGTTAACGCCAGAACAGTACCGTATTGTCCGGCAAAAGGGGACAGAGCGGGCGTTTACCGGGGCCTATTATCACAACAAGGAAGAAGGGGTTTATAAGTGCGTTGGCTGTGGCGCGGAACTGTTTAGCTCGGAGCATAAATATGATTCTGGTTCTGGCTGGCCCAGCTTCTGGCAGCCGCTGGATGAAGAATTGGTGGGCGAAGAGAAGGACCGCAGTCATTTTATGGTGCGGACGGAAGTGGTATGCCACCGCTGTGGCGCGCATTTGGGCCACGTTTTTGAGGATGGTCCGCAGCCGACCGGTCTGCGTTACTGCATTAATTCGGCGTCGCTGGATTTTGCCAAGAAGGAGTAG